Proteins encoded in a region of the Balneola sp. genome:
- a CDS encoding rhomboid family intramembrane serine protease: MPITFILIGINVLVFIAVYQTPRIMEVGMFIPYRTVRNNTWYELITSGFLHGGLTHLLFNMITLLVFGPVIEHTIGQEHFLILYFTGLLASSVPSLIKHRDNPEYATIGASGAVESVLFAYIIMYPFEKLVSILLPIPIPAFVLGILFIGYSIWASKKEGKINHEAHIAGAAWGIIYMFAFVPNTIDHFLTMIGAY; the protein is encoded by the coding sequence ATGCCAATCACTTTTATTCTTATCGGTATTAATGTTCTCGTATTCATTGCGGTTTACCAGACGCCAAGGATTATGGAAGTAGGAATGTTTATTCCCTATAGGACGGTAAGAAATAATACCTGGTATGAGCTTATTACCTCAGGTTTTCTGCATGGTGGTTTAACTCATTTGCTATTCAATATGATTACTCTTTTGGTTTTCGGTCCGGTAATCGAGCATACTATTGGCCAGGAACATTTTCTCATCCTCTATTTTACGGGGTTATTAGCATCGTCGGTTCCCTCGCTAATCAAGCATAGAGATAATCCTGAGTATGCAACAATTGGTGCTTCCGGAGCAGTTGAAAGTGTGCTATTCGCTTATATAATTATGTATCCTTTCGAAAAATTAGTCTCAATATTATTGCCGATTCCAATTCCTGCTTTCGTTCTGGGGATACTCTTTATCGGTTACAGCATTTGGGCTAGTAAAAAAGAAGGAAAGATCAATCATGAGGCTCATATCGCGGGAGCTGCATGGGGCATCATTTATATGTTCGCCTTTGTTCCAAATACGATTGACCATTTTCTCACAATGATCGGAGCCTATTAG
- a CDS encoding septal ring lytic transglycosylase RlpA family protein has translation MTSYKRVLGIATLLLIFSACGVSNRTATNNTSTPSSRTSPDAPSGDINAIETGVASWYGPDFHGRDTANGEKYNMNGLTAAHRTLPFNTEVLVENLDNGKTVQVRINDRGPYAKDRIIDLSKGAAEKVDMIGPGTARVRIYLMNSDDPIPKNLKTAKYTVQLGSYNDRASAEKKAAEIRSSRVEEVIVDGQTYYRVYFGDFYNPSIALEAKERLEGLGHKGFVKQVDNI, from the coding sequence ATGACTTCTTATAAACGAGTTCTCGGTATAGCTACTCTATTACTGATTTTTTCTGCTTGTGGCGTAAGTAATCGAACTGCTACAAATAATACCTCTACGCCCTCTTCAAGGACATCTCCTGACGCTCCATCTGGTGATATAAACGCTATAGAAACAGGAGTGGCGAGTTGGTATGGACCTGATTTTCATGGCCGAGATACTGCAAATGGAGAAAAGTATAATATGAATGGACTCACAGCAGCTCACCGAACTCTTCCATTCAACACCGAAGTTCTGGTTGAAAATCTGGACAACGGGAAAACCGTTCAGGTTCGAATCAATGACAGAGGGCCTTACGCAAAAGACCGAATTATAGATCTTTCGAAAGGAGCGGCTGAAAAAGTAGATATGATTGGACCGGGTACAGCAAGGGTTCGCATTTACCTCATGAATAGTGATGATCCCATTCCCAAAAACTTAAAAACAGCAAAATATACGGTACAACTCGGATCCTATAATGACCGCGCCTCCGCTGAGAAAAAAGCAGCAGAAATCAGAAGCAGCAGGGTTGAAGAAGTTATTGTTGATGGACAAACCTATTACCGTGTATACTTTGGAGATTTCTATAACCCTTCCATTGCCCTTGAAGCAAAAGAGCGCTTAGAAGGATTGGGACACAAAGGTTTTGTGAAGCAAGTCGACAATATTTAA
- a CDS encoding phytoene desaturase, with the protein MKKDIIIIGSGFGGLGAASRLLSSGHNVTILEKRDKLGGRAYVYEQNGFKFDGGPTVITAPFMFDDIWEAAGKKRSDYVEFVPCDPFYRIFDHTGKSFDYNNDHEFTVKEIKKRSLSDADGYEKFLGTTKAIFDKGFTELADQPFLKFTDMLKVAPDLIKLQSYKNVYSYVSQFIKDEFLRQCFSFHPLLVGGNPFDTTSIYAMIHYLEREWGVHYAMGGTGAIVHAFEKLITEQGGKFHLEAEVEEILVKNGKAVGVRLKNGEQLDADVVVSNADVAFTYKNLINPTHRRKYTDSKIERTKYSMSLFVIYFGTKKRYLDSGLAHHNIILGKRYKGLLDDIFHKKNVADDFSLYLHMPTITDSSIAPEGHEGFYVLSPVPHLDSGTDWTEFAPKYRDAIMNFLEENYLPGLQDNLVAEHYIDPLHFQNELNSYKGSAFSVEPILTQSAWFRPHNKSEDVDGLYFVGAGTHPGAGLPGVLSSSIIAQNLIGNA; encoded by the coding sequence ATGAAAAAAGACATCATTATTATTGGTAGTGGCTTTGGCGGATTAGGTGCTGCATCGCGCCTGCTTTCCTCGGGTCATAATGTTACTATCCTAGAAAAGAGAGATAAGCTAGGAGGCCGAGCTTATGTTTATGAGCAAAACGGTTTCAAATTCGATGGAGGCCCTACAGTAATTACAGCTCCTTTTATGTTCGATGACATTTGGGAAGCTGCCGGTAAAAAAAGAAGTGATTATGTAGAGTTTGTTCCTTGTGACCCTTTTTATAGAATTTTTGACCATACCGGGAAAAGCTTCGACTACAATAATGATCATGAATTTACGGTCAAGGAAATCAAAAAGAGGAGCCTTTCGGATGCAGATGGTTATGAAAAATTCCTGGGTACCACTAAAGCTATTTTTGATAAAGGATTTACAGAATTAGCTGATCAGCCTTTTCTGAAGTTTACTGATATGTTAAAAGTGGCTCCTGATTTGATCAAGCTTCAGAGCTATAAAAATGTATACTCATATGTAAGTCAATTCATCAAAGATGAGTTTTTGCGACAATGTTTTTCATTCCACCCTTTATTAGTAGGCGGTAACCCATTCGATACGACTTCCATTTACGCCATGATCCATTACCTGGAAAGAGAATGGGGCGTACATTATGCGATGGGAGGAACGGGAGCCATTGTTCATGCTTTTGAAAAATTAATTACTGAACAAGGCGGGAAATTCCATCTTGAAGCCGAAGTAGAAGAAATCCTGGTAAAAAACGGGAAAGCTGTAGGTGTTCGCCTTAAAAATGGAGAGCAGCTTGATGCTGATGTTGTAGTGTCCAATGCAGATGTAGCATTTACCTACAAAAACCTGATTAATCCTACCCATCGAAGAAAATATACGGATAGCAAAATCGAGCGCACCAAATATAGTATGTCTCTTTTTGTAATTTATTTTGGAACAAAAAAGAGATATCTGGATTCAGGTCTTGCCCACCATAACATCATTCTTGGCAAAAGATATAAAGGCTTGTTGGATGATATCTTTCACAAAAAGAATGTAGCGGATGACTTCTCCCTATACCTTCACATGCCTACCATTACCGATTCAAGTATTGCACCAGAAGGCCATGAGGGTTTCTATGTATTATCACCAGTACCTCATCTGGATAGCGGTACTGACTGGACAGAATTTGCTCCAAAGTACAGGGATGCTATCATGAATTTCCTTGAGGAAAATTATTTACCAGGACTCCAGGATAATCTGGTAGCTGAGCATTATATCGATCCGCTTCATTTCCAAAACGAGTTGAACTCATACAAAGGATCTGCTTTTTCGGTAGAACCTATTTTAACACAGTCGGCCTGGTTCAGACCTCATAATAAGTCAGAAGATGTGGATGGATTGTATTTTGTAGGAGCAGGTACT